The following are encoded together in the Deltaproteobacteria bacterium genome:
- a CDS encoding mechanosensitive ion channel: protein MKKNKKFILFFLSCCFVFSSFSHVQQLQAQSLPATPTKNLPENPIDTELNKLKSLYEDQVVLEERLKEGAVETNQEIEKTKYFLEISQVAPQEFKPFLKKWETLLSSYKAVLEDTQAQMEQLEQQQLRIDSNLRLYKLKLVDIKSQFQNTPQNSNLKSELNNLQQKIKSYTQLENELDNNLRLISKNLTELQNALTQCKQYFNQVNARWEDTRFSRLTYRGRPLITKDTFTLIHHEILFLLLEKKDHLESLKESFLDNFDQWKERFPFYLLFIPLSALISFALFQIQKFVSKKYFRTNETRLEAFFYYLGTSSFSHFIFNFVAILYSIFILGLENISDQKRFFLLWSVLGAYCFFLIFYTVKDFLFFSTSNFSQPLNGVTTKKIKNHILGILICLYFFIFFKNLPQAFEFDSELVRVLKAFFEITLFIHFYSFAREEWTQALFPQNPSLQFLAKFFRRFILALFVFILVADSFGYISFSNYLANASLRSLGLLSATLILKKSLDEFIDKKLFQTKVFSKISKNPKEWKNTFQVWNQLFLWSAFLYFFSSFWHLQKELLGGLNAFLALGFGLNELRLSVGLMLSVFLVFYLSTLLSKIIRGILEQNLYPKKPWDQGIQSALSTGAHYIITLAGIIFALKFLGFDVRNITVVAGAFGVGIGLGLQNLANNFASGIVLLLERPVKVGDIIQLGDLTGHIRRIGARATLMETGDHAHVLIPNGELISSKVINLTYTNTLLAISIPFRLPYGKNTEEIRKLILDCVKNHKKVATHPSPSIEIKNMGELSIEMQLKLVVNHVADKAGVQNDLMNEIERIFLGRGEIPIKPTPHTNTPPPSFPF from the coding sequence ATGAAAAAAAATAAAAAATTCATCCTTTTTTTTCTGTCTTGCTGTTTCGTTTTCTCCTCATTCTCTCATGTTCAGCAACTCCAAGCCCAAAGCCTTCCCGCCACTCCCACTAAAAACCTGCCTGAAAACCCTATAGACACAGAATTAAACAAATTAAAATCGCTCTACGAAGACCAGGTTGTATTGGAAGAACGCCTCAAAGAAGGGGCAGTGGAGACCAATCAGGAAATTGAAAAAACAAAATATTTTTTAGAGATCTCTCAAGTTGCCCCTCAAGAATTTAAGCCTTTCCTCAAAAAATGGGAGACCTTGCTGAGTTCCTACAAGGCGGTGTTGGAAGACACTCAAGCTCAAATGGAACAGTTGGAGCAGCAACAACTTCGCATTGATAGTAATTTACGACTCTATAAGTTGAAATTGGTGGATATCAAATCTCAATTTCAAAACACTCCTCAAAATTCAAACTTGAAAAGCGAATTGAATAATCTTCAACAGAAGATCAAAAGCTACACTCAACTTGAAAATGAATTAGACAATAATCTTCGGCTCATTTCAAAAAATTTAACAGAACTGCAAAATGCTTTAACTCAGTGTAAACAATATTTTAATCAGGTGAATGCACGCTGGGAAGACACCCGTTTTTCAAGATTGACCTACCGGGGACGTCCTCTCATTACAAAAGATACCTTCACCCTCATTCATCACGAAATTCTTTTTCTGCTTCTGGAAAAGAAAGATCATCTCGAATCACTAAAAGAAAGTTTTTTAGACAATTTTGATCAATGGAAAGAACGATTCCCTTTCTATCTTTTATTCATTCCCCTCAGTGCACTTATAAGTTTTGCACTTTTTCAAATTCAGAAGTTTGTTTCAAAAAAATATTTTCGGACAAACGAAACCAGGCTGGAAGCTTTTTTTTATTACCTGGGAACCTCTTCGTTTTCTCATTTTATTTTCAATTTTGTTGCCATTTTATATAGTATTTTCATCTTGGGACTGGAAAATATTTCAGACCAAAAACGATTTTTTCTACTCTGGTCGGTCTTGGGAGCTTATTGCTTTTTTCTTATTTTTTATACCGTAAAAGACTTTCTTTTTTTTTCTACTTCAAATTTTTCTCAACCGCTAAACGGGGTCACCACAAAAAAAATCAAGAATCACATCCTGGGCATTTTAATCTGTTTATATTTTTTCATCTTTTTTAAAAACCTTCCCCAGGCATTTGAATTCGATTCGGAACTGGTTCGAGTTTTAAAAGCATTTTTCGAAATCACTCTCTTTATTCATTTCTATTCCTTCGCAAGAGAGGAGTGGACCCAGGCTCTTTTTCCTCAAAACCCTTCCCTGCAATTTTTAGCAAAATTTTTCAGGCGATTCATACTCGCCTTATTTGTCTTCATTTTGGTGGCAGATAGCTTTGGCTATATTTCGTTTTCAAATTATTTGGCGAATGCTTCTTTAAGATCTTTGGGCCTCTTGAGTGCCACCCTTATTTTAAAGAAAAGTCTGGATGAATTCATCGACAAGAAATTATTTCAAACCAAAGTGTTCAGTAAAATTTCAAAAAATCCGAAGGAATGGAAAAATACCTTCCAAGTATGGAATCAACTCTTTCTTTGGAGTGCATTTCTCTATTTTTTTTCTTCCTTTTGGCATTTGCAAAAAGAATTACTGGGAGGCTTGAATGCCTTCCTGGCCTTAGGGTTCGGGCTTAATGAACTCCGTCTCAGCGTGGGCTTAATGCTTTCTGTTTTTCTTGTTTTTTATCTCTCCACCCTTCTTTCCAAAATTATCCGGGGAATCCTGGAACAAAATCTCTATCCCAAAAAACCTTGGGATCAAGGAATACAAAGTGCTTTAAGCACCGGGGCCCATTACATCATTACGCTAGCGGGAATAATATTTGCCTTAAAGTTTCTGGGTTTTGATGTCCGCAATATCACGGTCGTCGCGGGGGCCTTTGGAGTAGGCATCGGCCTGGGCTTGCAAAATCTGGCCAACAACTTCGCCAGTGGAATTGTCTTGCTTCTGGAACGTCCGGTAAAAGTGGGAGACATTATTCAATTGGGCGATTTGACAGGTCATATCCGGAGAATAGGGGCCCGCGCTACCTTAATGGAAACAGGGGACCATGCGCACGTGCTCATCCCCAATGGTGAATTGATTTCCTCTAAAGTAATAAATCTCACTTATACCAATACGCTGCTGGCAATCAGCATTCCCTTTCGACTTCCTTATGGCAAGAATACTGAAGAAATTCGGAAACTCATTCTCGATTGTGTCAAAAACCACAAGAAGGTGGCAACGCATCCCTCTCCCAGTATTGAAATTAAAAACATGGGAGAATTGAGCATCGAAATGCAACTCAAACTGGTGGTCAATCATGTTGCAGATAAAGCGGGGGTACAAAATGATTTGATGAATGAGATAGAAAGAATTTTTTTGGGGAGAGGAGAAATACCTATAAAGCCAACTCCTCATACAAATACACCGCCGCCTTCATTCCCTTTTTAA
- the mce gene encoding methylmalonyl-CoA epimerase yields the protein MSFKKVDHIAIAVPNLEESIALYQSLLGKTPEHLEEVADQKVRAAFFGVGESNLELLFPTSAESPITHFLQKNPKGGLHHICLEVSNLEEHLEKLKAQGIKLIDEKPRLGAHNKKIAFVHPKSTGGVLIELSESQGH from the coding sequence ATGTCTTTCAAAAAAGTAGATCACATCGCCATTGCTGTTCCAAATTTAGAGGAATCCATTGCCTTATATCAAAGTCTTTTAGGAAAAACTCCCGAGCACCTTGAAGAAGTTGCCGATCAAAAAGTGCGCGCAGCCTTTTTCGGGGTGGGGGAAAGCAATTTGGAGCTTCTTTTTCCTACCTCTGCCGAAAGTCCAATCACTCATTTTCTTCAAAAAAATCCCAAAGGGGGCTTGCATCACATTTGTTTAGAAGTCTCCAACTTGGAAGAGCATTTGGAGAAACTCAAAGCTCAAGGTATAAAACTCATCGATGAAAAACCGCGCCTTGGCGCACACAATAAGAAGATTGCCTTTGTACATCCCAAGTCAACGGGTGGGGTTCTGATTGAGTTGTCGGAATCTCAGGGACATTAG
- a CDS encoding ATP-binding protein, with protein sequence MKRLALKFLGNWRIRPQRRPLLLRGARQVGKTWLVRAHAASYESFVEINLEKQAQFIPLFQKKFGDPQQLIRELSLLSGQKIEIGKTLLFIDEIQECKEALLSLRYFKEELSEQAVIAAGSLLEFIFSELSFPVGRIEFLHLFPLNFEEFLMALNREDLVETIKLQDVSRTLAEPLHELLLDYFTTYSLLGGLPEIVKCYAESKDLKLCQNIQQLLIASYREDFHKYAKKTQIQNLRLLFENVPRLLGQKFKYSEIDCELKSRDLSLALTLLEQAGLVYKVYHSSSNGVPLHAQIDPKKFKVFSLDIGLCHRLLGLELSQLYLEKKNLLARRGGIAEQIVAQELISYTPQNESPQLHYWHRETAASSAEMDFVIGKNGQVFPLEVKSQRARSSKSMGIFLEEKKIYANKGFIISKENFSFHDKVQKLPFYALLRNLREQISI encoded by the coding sequence ATGAAAAGGTTAGCCTTAAAGTTTTTGGGAAATTGGAGGATTAGGCCTCAACGTCGCCCCCTCCTTTTGCGAGGAGCTCGGCAAGTTGGAAAGACTTGGTTAGTGAGAGCACATGCCGCTTCTTATGAAAGTTTCGTAGAAATTAATCTGGAAAAACAAGCTCAGTTTATTCCACTTTTTCAAAAAAAATTTGGGGACCCTCAACAACTTATTCGTGAGCTTTCACTTTTAAGCGGGCAAAAAATTGAGATCGGAAAAACGCTTTTATTCATCGACGAAATTCAGGAATGTAAAGAAGCCCTTCTTTCACTGAGATATTTTAAAGAAGAACTTTCTGAACAGGCAGTGATTGCGGCAGGTTCTCTTTTGGAATTTATTTTTTCAGAATTAAGCTTCCCGGTAGGACGCATAGAATTTCTCCATCTTTTCCCACTGAACTTCGAAGAATTTTTGATGGCTTTAAATCGAGAAGATTTAGTGGAAACAATAAAACTTCAGGATGTTTCGCGAACACTTGCAGAACCTTTGCATGAATTGCTTCTGGATTATTTTACAACTTATTCTCTTTTGGGAGGCTTACCTGAAATAGTAAAATGCTATGCAGAATCGAAAGATTTGAAGCTCTGCCAAAATATTCAACAATTGCTAATTGCGAGTTATCGAGAAGATTTTCATAAATATGCCAAGAAAACTCAGATACAAAATTTGAGACTTTTGTTTGAAAATGTTCCCAGACTTTTGGGTCAAAAATTTAAGTATAGTGAAATTGATTGTGAATTGAAATCACGTGATTTGTCTTTGGCTTTAACTCTTCTCGAGCAGGCGGGGCTTGTTTACAAAGTTTATCATTCTTCTTCGAACGGTGTGCCTCTTCATGCTCAAATTGATCCCAAAAAATTTAAAGTATTTTCTTTAGACATAGGGCTGTGCCATCGTTTACTGGGTTTAGAATTGTCTCAACTGTATTTAGAGAAGAAAAACTTATTGGCACGTCGGGGTGGAATAGCGGAGCAAATAGTGGCGCAAGAACTGATCAGTTACACTCCTCAAAATGAGTCCCCTCAATTGCATTACTGGCATCGCGAAACGGCGGCTTCTTCGGCCGAAATGGATTTTGTTATTGGAAAAAATGGGCAAGTGTTCCCTCTCGAAGTAAAGTCCCAACGAGCAAGAAGCTCAAAAAGTATGGGAATTTTTTTGGAAGAAAAGAAGATCTATGCAAACAAAGGCTTTATTATTTCCAAGGAAAATTTTTCATTTCATGACAAAGTGCAGAAACTGCCTTTTTATGCGCTGCTTCGAAATTTGAGAGAACAAATTTCAATTTGA
- a CDS encoding CoA ester lyase, translated as MSKNIHPKAALFSGERPFPIIPACEHFAGSEKLITKALETQNKKGGVFDITMDCEDGAPEGREKEHAQMIVDIQKSALNQHKMSGVRIHDYSNKHWKEDVDVLVPGIGNIVAYITIPKPTAFSQVKEMIGYIQETAKKADIKREIPIHVLVETHGALRDADAIAALPWMQVLDFGLMDFVSGHHGAIPEQCMKSPGQFEHYLVARAKANVVAAALANGIVPAHNVTLDLKDQYKTYQDAFRARNEFGFLRMWSIYPTQIDSIVAAMTPDYSLVKKGCDILLEAHRNDWGPIQFAGDLHDRATYRYYWELVQRAKISGQKLTEEAEKVFFS; from the coding sequence ATGAGTAAAAACATTCACCCCAAAGCAGCCCTTTTTAGTGGCGAAAGACCTTTTCCTATCATCCCTGCCTGCGAGCATTTTGCGGGTTCTGAAAAACTCATCACTAAGGCCCTCGAGACCCAAAACAAAAAAGGGGGCGTGTTTGACATTACCATGGATTGCGAAGACGGAGCCCCAGAAGGGCGTGAAAAAGAGCATGCGCAAATGATTGTGGATATTCAGAAATCGGCCCTCAATCAGCATAAGATGAGCGGAGTTCGTATCCACGATTACAGCAATAAGCATTGGAAAGAAGATGTGGATGTTCTGGTGCCTGGAATTGGCAATATCGTCGCTTACATCACCATCCCCAAGCCCACTGCGTTTAGCCAAGTGAAAGAGATGATTGGCTACATTCAAGAGACTGCGAAAAAAGCCGATATCAAAAGAGAAATTCCTATTCATGTTCTGGTTGAAACTCATGGTGCTTTGCGAGATGCGGATGCGATTGCGGCCTTGCCCTGGATGCAGGTGTTGGATTTTGGTTTGATGGATTTTGTCTCCGGTCATCACGGGGCTATTCCCGAACAATGTATGAAATCTCCGGGGCAGTTTGAACATTATCTGGTGGCGCGCGCAAAAGCCAATGTGGTGGCGGCAGCCCTGGCAAACGGGATTGTCCCTGCGCACAACGTAACCCTAGATTTGAAAGATCAATACAAAACCTATCAAGATGCTTTCCGCGCCCGCAATGAATTTGGTTTCTTGAGAATGTGGTCGATTTACCCCACTCAAATTGATTCGATTGTGGCAGCGATGACCCCCGATTATTCTTTGGTAAAAAAGGGCTGCGACATATTGCTGGAAGCCCATCGCAACGATTGGGGCCCCATTCAATTTGCAGGCGATCTGCACGACCGCGCCACTTACCGTTATTATTGGGAACTGGTGCAACGCGCAAAAATTTCCGGTCAGAAATTGACTGAGGAAGCGGAGAAGGTTTTTTTTAGTTAA
- a CDS encoding MFS transporter — MFKKLGRNIFLLGALSLFNDMAADMITPLLPTFLMTLGAGTHFLGLMEGCANALSNILKLFSGYHSDRLQNPRQLTVWGYRLCAFTRPLMAIASPGIILAIRLTDRIGKGIRTSPRDQLLTLSAPKSHWGKAFGVQRAMDHTGALLGPLLATFLLSTFAISYSKLFLLASIPAILSILVISPLLQEPSFEKREEKKEKIFSTQGMNKSLKIYLVIIFFAALSSPSELFLILKIQELGLSPKHAPLAWLLLTAFSLIAALLGGALSDKIKPKYIISLGWFFFAVSFFGFSQSHTLKIAWIFLVLYGFQAGFVEAAERSIPSLIVQSQFRGTALGGYYFAYGMALLPASLVFGYLWTALGSQKAFLIYALLSFISALVMFFFKSNVEATQNVISTPLSSQN, encoded by the coding sequence ATGTTTAAAAAACTGGGACGAAATATTTTTTTACTCGGAGCCTTAAGCCTGTTTAATGACATGGCCGCCGATATGATTACGCCCTTGCTTCCTACATTTTTAATGACATTGGGGGCTGGGACTCATTTTTTGGGTCTGATGGAAGGCTGTGCGAATGCCTTATCGAATATCCTCAAACTTTTTTCGGGTTATCATTCCGATCGCCTGCAAAACCCGAGACAGCTCACCGTGTGGGGCTATCGATTGTGTGCCTTTACCCGCCCACTCATGGCGATCGCTTCTCCCGGAATTATTTTAGCCATCCGTCTTACAGACCGCATTGGCAAAGGCATTCGAACTTCTCCCCGAGATCAACTCTTAACTTTGAGCGCACCAAAAAGTCATTGGGGCAAGGCCTTTGGCGTTCAACGGGCCATGGATCATACAGGAGCCCTCTTAGGTCCTTTGCTAGCTACTTTTCTTCTCTCTACTTTTGCCATCAGTTACAGCAAACTCTTTCTCCTGGCTTCTATTCCAGCTATTTTATCCATCCTTGTTATTTCTCCTCTGCTGCAAGAACCTTCTTTTGAGAAAAGAGAAGAAAAAAAAGAAAAAATTTTTTCAACTCAAGGAATGAATAAATCTTTGAAAATTTACTTGGTAATTATCTTCTTTGCCGCCTTAAGTTCTCCTTCAGAACTTTTTCTCATTTTAAAAATACAGGAATTGGGTTTAAGCCCTAAACATGCCCCTCTGGCTTGGTTATTGCTCACAGCTTTTAGTCTGATTGCTGCACTGTTGGGAGGAGCTCTCAGTGATAAAATAAAACCTAAATACATTATTTCATTGGGTTGGTTTTTTTTTGCTGTAAGTTTTTTTGGATTTTCTCAATCTCACACGCTGAAAATCGCTTGGATTTTTCTGGTTCTCTACGGTTTTCAAGCGGGCTTTGTAGAAGCAGCAGAGCGGTCCATTCCTTCCTTGATCGTCCAATCCCAATTTCGCGGCACGGCCTTGGGCGGGTACTATTTTGCTTACGGAATGGCTTTGCTTCCGGCCTCCCTGGTTTTTGGATATTTATGGACGGCCTTAGGAAGTCAAAAGGCCTTTTTGATTTACGCCCTACTTTCTTTCATCAGTGCACTTGTGATGTTCTTTTTTAAATCCAATGTTGAAGCCACCCAGAATGTTATTTCTACCCCTCTCTCGAGTCAGAATTAA
- a CDS encoding ATP-grasp domain-containing protein encodes MNVILPNKNKKLGILGDGQLAQMLVEAAFELGYDPLVYSSSKEHPASLKTSRIFLGEMKDAEKMSDFFSQVDLVAFENEFLDCELLGEASKNLSVQIYPRLPVIEHLQDKLNQKYLFKTLQMPSSDFVVLNGKDTATLAKLFRNFPEGFVLKWSRMGYDGKGVLILPAGSKAFDEISRFIELGFSRGAEVYAEEKINYVTELALVATRSISGKFVSYPLMISEQENGICKKVFGPAVAFGIPESLQKQATTLALKFANSLEMVGTFAMEFFFTREGDLLLNEVAPRVHNSGHITQDAFAPSQFENHWKALLDRDLSLKNKAPFFGMLNLLGPASAKIQNAKAPEFKEEKLFLHWYDKKELRAFRKMGHINGVADTKNELLEKMKLAQKLDEDWMKSFK; translated from the coding sequence ATGAATGTAATATTGCCAAATAAAAATAAAAAACTAGGCATTTTAGGGGATGGTCAGCTGGCTCAAATGCTGGTCGAGGCTGCTTTCGAGCTGGGTTATGATCCCCTCGTTTATAGCAGCTCCAAAGAACATCCTGCCTCTCTCAAGACCTCTCGTATTTTTCTGGGAGAAATGAAGGATGCAGAAAAAATGTCTGATTTTTTTTCTCAGGTAGACCTCGTTGCTTTTGAGAATGAGTTCTTGGATTGTGAACTCTTGGGAGAGGCCTCAAAGAATCTGTCCGTACAGATCTATCCCAGGCTTCCGGTGATTGAGCATCTGCAAGACAAGCTGAATCAAAAATACCTTTTTAAAACCTTGCAAATGCCGAGTTCCGATTTTGTCGTTTTGAACGGAAAAGACACTGCTACCCTTGCAAAACTTTTTAGAAATTTTCCCGAAGGCTTTGTGTTGAAGTGGAGTCGCATGGGTTATGATGGAAAAGGAGTTTTAATCCTTCCTGCAGGAAGCAAGGCCTTTGATGAGATCTCAAGGTTTATTGAGTTGGGATTTTCTCGAGGGGCAGAGGTTTATGCGGAAGAAAAAATAAATTATGTCACCGAGCTTGCTTTGGTGGCAACTCGTTCGATTTCAGGAAAATTTGTGTCCTACCCTTTGATGATTTCCGAGCAGGAAAATGGAATCTGTAAGAAGGTGTTTGGTCCTGCGGTTGCCTTTGGTATTCCCGAGAGTTTACAAAAGCAGGCAACTACCCTGGCCTTAAAATTTGCGAATTCCCTGGAAATGGTGGGAACTTTTGCAATGGAGTTTTTCTTTACCCGCGAAGGAGATTTGTTGCTGAATGAAGTGGCTCCTCGCGTTCATAACTCGGGTCATATTACCCAGGATGCTTTCGCTCCTTCGCAATTTGAAAACCATTGGAAGGCCTTGCTCGATCGAGACTTGAGTTTGAAAAATAAAGCTCCTTTTTTTGGGATGTTGAATTTGTTGGGGCCCGCTTCTGCCAAAATTCAAAATGCAAAGGCTCCCGAATTTAAGGAAGAAAAATTATTTTTGCATTGGTATGATAAAAAAGAGTTAAGAGCTTTCCGAAAAATGGGGCATATCAATGGGGTGGCTGATACTAAAAATGAATTACTGGAAAAAATGAAGTTGGCGCAGAAGTTGGATGAAGATTGGATGAAGAGTTTTAAATAG
- the purE gene encoding 5-(carboxyamino)imidazole ribonucleotide mutase gives MKKNIHVAIVMGSDSDLPVMKEAAAALKQFKINFEMSIVSAHRTPQEMAQFAQEARARGIKVIIAGAGGAAHLPGMIAANTELPVIGVPVPVGHLNGQDALLSIVQMPKGVPVATVAIGNAWNAGVLAAQILGVADASVLDQICSYKEALRKRVLKKKIKS, from the coding sequence ATGAAAAAAAATATTCATGTCGCCATCGTTATGGGCAGTGACTCCGACCTCCCGGTCATGAAAGAAGCCGCTGCCGCCTTGAAGCAATTTAAAATCAATTTTGAGATGTCTATAGTTTCTGCCCACCGCACTCCCCAAGAAATGGCTCAATTTGCGCAAGAGGCGCGGGCACGAGGAATCAAGGTGATTATCGCGGGAGCGGGTGGGGCCGCTCATTTACCAGGGATGATCGCGGCAAATACCGAATTGCCGGTGATTGGAGTTCCGGTGCCCGTAGGTCATTTGAATGGGCAAGACGCGCTGCTCTCGATTGTGCAAATGCCTAAAGGAGTTCCGGTGGCGACGGTAGCCATTGGCAATGCCTGGAACGCGGGTGTCCTTGCTGCCCAAATTTTAGGGGTAGCCGATGCTTCTGTGCTGGATCAAATCTGCAGCTATAAAGAGGCCTTGAGAAAAAGGGTGCTCAAAAAGAAAATTAAATCTTGA